From Streptomyces sp. Edi4, one genomic window encodes:
- a CDS encoding helix-turn-helix domain-containing protein, with protein MSGEMGLRERKRQQTYQSVSDTAVALFLERGFDGVSVAEIAAAAGISKPTLFRYFPAKEDLVLYRFADHEDEAARVVAAGRAEGLAPLGALHAHFRRGLERRDPVTGLSDNPHVLAYHGLLYGTPSLVARLYGYQDRSERALAAELGDGLGARLAAGQIAAVQRILAMENWSRIAAGESADALYPQAADAADRAFAQLREGLVAQYGEPRR; from the coding sequence ATGAGCGGTGAGATGGGTTTGCGGGAGCGCAAGAGGCAGCAGACGTACCAGTCCGTGTCGGACACGGCGGTCGCGCTGTTCCTCGAGCGGGGCTTCGACGGGGTGTCGGTCGCGGAGATCGCGGCGGCCGCCGGGATCTCCAAGCCGACCCTGTTCCGGTACTTCCCGGCCAAGGAGGACCTGGTCCTGTACCGGTTCGCGGACCACGAGGACGAGGCGGCGCGCGTGGTGGCGGCCGGCCGCGCCGAAGGGCTCGCGCCGCTCGGCGCCCTGCACGCCCACTTCCGCCGGGGTCTCGAGCGCCGCGACCCGGTGACCGGCCTGAGCGACAACCCGCATGTGCTCGCCTACCACGGCCTGCTGTACGGCACCCCGAGCCTGGTGGCCCGCCTGTACGGCTACCAGGACCGGTCGGAGCGGGCGCTGGCCGCCGAACTGGGCGACGGGCTCGGCGCGCGTCTCGCGGCCGGCCAGATCGCCGCGGTCCAGCGGATCCTCGCGATGGAGAACTGGAGCCGGATCGCGGCGGGCGAGAGCGCCGACGCGCTGTACCCCCAGGCGGCCGACGCGGCGGACCGGGCGTTCGCGCAGCTGAGGGAGGGTCTTGTCGCCCAGTACGGCGAGCCGCGCCGCTG
- a CDS encoding toxin Doc yields MALYIDVPWLLDVQEQAVPEDVSVADYSALVAAVARHRTRIPRPATADPEPSWRAAALLHTLVRLQPLPHRNSLYACQVTAAYMYASGEGIDPPYGAMVDLVRDIQEGKVSVYQAAERIRAWRI; encoded by the coding sequence ATGGCTCTCTACATCGACGTCCCCTGGCTGCTCGACGTGCAGGAGCAGGCCGTCCCCGAAGACGTGAGCGTCGCCGACTACTCCGCGCTCGTCGCCGCCGTCGCCCGCCACAGGACCCGCATCCCGCGCCCCGCCACCGCCGACCCCGAGCCCTCCTGGCGCGCGGCGGCGCTGCTGCACACCCTGGTGCGCCTCCAGCCGCTGCCGCACCGCAACAGCCTGTACGCCTGCCAGGTCACGGCCGCGTACATGTACGCGTCGGGCGAGGGCATCGACCCGCCGTACGGAGCCATGGTCGACCTCGTACGCGACATCCAGGAAGGCAAGGTCAGCGTGTACCAGGCCGCCGAGCGCATCCGCGCCTGGCGCATCTGA
- a CDS encoding carboxymuconolactone decarboxylase family protein, protein MTTRTHSITTGTPMAPRMSDDPALLVPELAEVSAALFKVTGNGSVPRTTISLVQLRAGQIVASTYLAVLHTGFLRKAGESDERITSVATWQDSPYFTGAERAALALVEAVLQPAGEGERVTDALYAEAARHYEPKALATLMFAIGQVNFFIPVALIAKPVPGRPFNAPWN, encoded by the coding sequence ATGACCACGCGAACGCACTCGATCACCACCGGGACCCCGATGGCCCCGCGCATGTCCGACGACCCCGCGCTGCTGGTGCCCGAGCTGGCGGAGGTGTCGGCGGCGCTGTTCAAGGTCACCGGCAACGGCTCGGTGCCCCGCACCACGATCAGCCTGGTCCAGCTGCGGGCCGGGCAGATCGTCGCCAGCACCTATCTGGCCGTTCTGCACACGGGCTTCCTGCGCAAGGCCGGGGAGTCGGACGAGCGGATCACCTCGGTGGCGACCTGGCAGGACTCGCCGTACTTCACCGGCGCGGAGCGGGCCGCCCTCGCGCTGGTGGAGGCCGTGCTCCAGCCGGCCGGGGAGGGCGAGCGCGTCACGGACGCGCTGTACGCCGAGGCCGCCCGCCACTACGAGCCCAAGGCGCTCGCCACGTTGATGTTCGCGATCGGTCAGGTCAACTTCTTCATTCCGGTGGCGCTCATCGCCAAGCCGGTACCGGGGCGGCCCTTCAACGCCCCCTGGAACTGA
- a CDS encoding ArpA protein, translated as MIEESARTDSVVGALEHHLVHEVPPLRLQRARPAFLTQGFVKAGFLAPHDVKKLVAEETEALIGGHAVRRDGRFAETGGTPRRMHNVRRAEIAEHGRILPGVYRSAGLREALSVIAGEEVLECPYAPEQFVITELTRSGDTHGWHWDDYSFALVWVIDCPPLEQGGFIQCVPRTEWDKENPQLHRSFVSRPIHSAELRPGDLYFLRSDTTLHRVYPVTGGRRLIVNMGYAARRDLVKPLSHETMDALWADPEQTRDTPSPGTGQESSQWRRTSCGGTSESPGSSSTI; from the coding sequence ATGATCGAAGAAAGCGCACGCACCGACAGCGTCGTCGGCGCCCTGGAGCACCACCTTGTCCACGAGGTCCCCCCTCTGCGCCTGCAACGGGCCCGGCCCGCCTTCCTCACCCAGGGCTTCGTGAAGGCGGGTTTTCTGGCGCCGCACGACGTCAAGAAACTCGTCGCCGAGGAGACGGAGGCCCTGATCGGCGGGCACGCGGTGCGGCGGGACGGGAGGTTCGCCGAGACCGGTGGCACACCCCGGCGGATGCACAACGTGCGCCGCGCCGAGATCGCCGAGCACGGCCGGATCCTGCCCGGCGTGTACCGCTCCGCCGGCCTCAGGGAAGCGCTGTCCGTCATCGCGGGCGAGGAAGTCCTCGAATGCCCTTACGCTCCCGAGCAATTCGTCATTACCGAACTCACCCGGTCCGGCGACACCCACGGCTGGCATTGGGACGACTACAGCTTCGCCCTCGTCTGGGTGATCGACTGCCCACCGCTGGAACAGGGCGGTTTCATTCAGTGCGTACCGCGCACGGAGTGGGACAAGGAAAATCCGCAACTGCACCGCAGCTTCGTGTCACGGCCCATTCATTCGGCCGAACTCCGCCCCGGCGACCTGTATTTCCTGCGCTCCGACACGACCCTGCACCGCGTGTACCCGGTCACCGGCGGCAGGCGGCTCATTGTGAACATGGGGTACGCCGCGCGCCGTGATCTGGTCAAGCCCCTGTCCCACGAGACCATGGACGCCCTGTGGGCGGATCCGGAGCAGACCCGGGACACGCCCTCCCCCGGAACCGGACAGGAGAGTTCCCAGTGGCGGCGAACGTCCTGCGGCGGCACATCGGAGTCCCCGGGCTCGTCGTCCACTATCTGA
- a CDS encoding APC family permease, translating into MAANVLRRHIGVPGLVVHYLTSVLGVGLLVIPVLAWTTAGPLSLLAWAILIVYSYPFALVFAKLSTLHPTSKGIARFVEVAFGRRAGRVAALYLLMTLLAANPVLGLIAGRYLLAALAPGASNRASLAAGAAVILACVALNLLGVKVSGRVQLAVLVLVTGLLCAVIVLALPRGSTAHLTPLAPHGWSALGDCLLICFFGFIGWENAAPIAEEVRDPARTFPRGILYAVCAVGVLYFAMALTVALTLPDDRGGSGQLAGFTELLKAATGAGHATAGYLVAAVLLVLTTNAWCFGTSRVVFALAREGIVPRALSRISPRTGAPTRAVLALVPGYSLTLGLLVATDSNESVLIKASSAAYLLVFLLAFLSAVRLVRTGPMRWTNYLVTTVTVLMLPFIGVSVGYAAAMFAAAALIESWRSRKGRAQRERAGGEPGGPDRAGPERERPRPATAPGPGSASTPAHDPDRTTPHHHHPRHDP; encoded by the coding sequence GTGGCGGCGAACGTCCTGCGGCGGCACATCGGAGTCCCCGGGCTCGTCGTCCACTATCTGACCTCCGTCCTTGGCGTGGGGCTCCTGGTCATCCCGGTCCTCGCGTGGACCACGGCGGGACCCCTGTCGCTGCTGGCCTGGGCCATCCTGATCGTTTACAGCTATCCGTTCGCGCTCGTCTTCGCCAAGCTGTCGACGTTGCACCCCACGAGCAAGGGGATCGCGCGGTTCGTCGAGGTCGCCTTCGGCCGACGGGCGGGCCGCGTCGCCGCGCTCTATCTGTTGATGACGCTGCTCGCGGCCAACCCGGTCCTCGGCCTGATCGCGGGACGCTACCTCCTGGCCGCGCTCGCGCCGGGCGCCTCCAACCGGGCCTCGCTGGCGGCCGGCGCGGCGGTCATCCTCGCCTGCGTCGCGCTGAACCTGCTCGGCGTCAAGGTCAGCGGGCGGGTCCAGCTCGCCGTGCTGGTCCTCGTCACGGGGCTGCTGTGCGCCGTCATCGTCCTGGCGCTGCCCCGGGGCAGCACGGCGCATCTCACCCCCCTCGCGCCGCACGGCTGGTCCGCCCTCGGCGACTGCCTGCTGATCTGCTTCTTCGGCTTCATCGGGTGGGAGAACGCGGCGCCCATCGCGGAGGAGGTGCGCGACCCCGCCCGCACCTTTCCCCGCGGCATCCTGTACGCCGTCTGCGCGGTGGGGGTCCTCTACTTCGCCATGGCCCTCACCGTGGCTCTCACCCTGCCCGACGACCGCGGCGGATCGGGTCAACTCGCTGGATTCACCGAGCTGTTGAAGGCCGCCACGGGCGCCGGCCACGCCACCGCCGGGTATCTGGTGGCGGCCGTCCTGCTGGTGCTCACCACGAACGCCTGGTGTTTCGGTACGTCGCGGGTCGTCTTCGCGCTGGCCCGCGAAGGCATCGTCCCGCGCGCTCTGAGCCGGATCTCGCCCCGCACCGGCGCCCCGACCCGTGCCGTGCTCGCCCTGGTGCCGGGCTACAGCCTCACCCTCGGCCTCCTGGTGGCCACCGACTCCAACGAGTCGGTGCTCATCAAGGCGTCCTCCGCCGCCTACCTCCTGGTCTTCCTCCTCGCCTTCCTCTCCGCCGTGCGGCTCGTGCGGACCGGGCCGATGCGCTGGACGAACTACCTGGTCACGACCGTGACGGTGCTGATGCTGCCCTTCATCGGCGTCAGCGTGGGATACGCGGCCGCCATGTTCGCCGCCGCGGCGCTCATCGAGTCGTGGCGCTCCAGGAAGGGGCGGGCGCAGCGGGAACGGGCCGGTGGGGAGCCGGGCGGGCCGGACCGGGCCGGCCCGGAGCGCGAGCGGCCTCGCCCGGCCACCGCGCCCGGCCCTGGCAGCGCGAGCACCCCCGCACACGACCCCGACCGCACCACGCCACACCACCACCATCCGCGGCACGACCCATGA
- a CDS encoding ornithine carbamoyltransferase yields the protein MFGRHILGMTDFSAAELHDLLALAERMKRGEDTHPYLTGTDVGLLFHVPSTRTRVSFQVAAAQLGGRSYTYGPDELRLANNETVEDTAGVLSRYLSALVVRWYDMADYGAGHRRLRTMTEHASIPVINALDDEEHPCQVLADLLTLRERFGAQLPERRVVYTWAYSSRQKTPGVLHSSLLAAALLGHHVTFAHPPGFDLDERYVKEAHELAAASGARLDFCDDMEEAVRGADAVYVQSWKSLQLTGQAEWQARTRLADRWRVTEPLMALAAPGAPFLDCMPSNRGEEMDAEVKDGPRSLILEQAENRLHAQKALLALVLGATAEGSAR from the coding sequence GTGTTCGGCCGCCACATATTGGGAATGACCGACTTCTCCGCCGCCGAGCTGCACGACCTGCTCGCCCTCGCCGAACGCATGAAGCGCGGCGAGGACACCCATCCCTACCTCACCGGAACCGACGTCGGGCTCCTCTTCCACGTCCCGTCCACCAGGACCCGGGTCTCCTTCCAGGTGGCCGCCGCCCAACTGGGCGGACGCAGCTACACCTACGGCCCCGACGAACTGCGCCTGGCCAACAACGAGACCGTCGAGGACACCGCCGGAGTCCTCAGCCGCTATCTGAGCGCCCTGGTGGTGCGCTGGTACGACATGGCCGACTACGGCGCGGGGCACCGCAGGCTGCGCACCATGACCGAGCACGCTTCCATCCCGGTCATCAACGCCCTGGACGACGAGGAGCACCCCTGCCAGGTGCTCGCCGATCTGCTGACGCTGCGCGAGCGGTTCGGCGCGCAGCTGCCCGAGCGCCGGGTCGTCTACACCTGGGCCTACTCCTCGCGCCAGAAGACCCCCGGCGTCCTGCACTCCTCGCTGCTCGCCGCCGCGCTGCTCGGCCACCACGTCACGTTCGCCCATCCGCCCGGCTTCGACCTCGACGAGCGGTACGTCAAGGAGGCCCACGAGCTGGCCGCCGCCTCCGGGGCACGGCTGGACTTCTGCGACGACATGGAGGAGGCCGTGCGGGGCGCGGACGCCGTGTACGTACAGAGCTGGAAGTCGCTCCAGCTGACCGGCCAGGCCGAGTGGCAGGCCAGGACCAGGCTCGCCGACCGCTGGCGGGTCACCGAGCCGCTGATGGCCCTGGCCGCGCCCGGGGCCCCGTTCCTCGACTGCATGCCGAGCAATCGCGGCGAGGAGATGGACGCCGAGGTCAAGGACGGGCCGCGCTCGCTGATCCTGGAGCAGGCCGAGAACCGCCTGCACGCGCAGAAGGCGCTGCTCGCCCTGGTGCTCGGCGCCACGGCCGAAGGGAGCGCGCGGTGA
- a CDS encoding SDR family oxidoreductase has protein sequence MNGAREGAGSEADRVVLVTGGAGGIGAAVCRRLADHRTALAVADREVEAAREVALEVRMAGGRAEPFGCDLSRPKDVEVLLDSVVGRFGALHGLCTVAGSIRRGDVTELTPADWRATFQDNLDSVFLTCRAAIPHLTRAGGGAIVTIASGWGLRAGRRAAAYCAAKAGVVMLTQAMALDHAPAGIRANCVAPGDVRTPMLEREARQLGRPVGEFYAEAADRPLGRIGEPSEIADAVSYLLGDEASFVTGAVLTVDGGGTL, from the coding sequence GTGAACGGGGCGCGGGAAGGGGCGGGTTCGGAGGCCGACCGTGTCGTGCTCGTCACCGGCGGCGCCGGCGGCATCGGCGCCGCCGTCTGCCGGCGCCTCGCCGACCACCGCACCGCGCTGGCGGTGGCCGACCGTGAGGTGGAGGCCGCTCGCGAGGTCGCCCTGGAGGTGCGGATGGCCGGCGGCAGGGCCGAGCCGTTCGGCTGCGATCTGTCACGGCCCAAGGACGTCGAGGTGCTGCTCGACTCCGTCGTCGGGCGCTTCGGCGCGCTGCACGGCCTGTGCACGGTGGCGGGCAGCATCCGACGCGGCGACGTCACGGAACTGACGCCCGCCGACTGGCGCGCCACCTTCCAGGACAACCTGGACTCGGTCTTCCTGACCTGCCGGGCCGCGATTCCTCATCTGACGCGGGCGGGCGGGGGCGCCATCGTCACCATCGCCTCCGGCTGGGGTCTGCGCGCGGGCCGCAGGGCGGCCGCCTACTGCGCGGCGAAGGCGGGGGTGGTGATGCTGACACAGGCCATGGCGCTCGACCACGCGCCGGCCGGCATCCGCGCCAACTGTGTGGCGCCGGGAGATGTGCGCACCCCCATGCTGGAACGCGAGGCGCGTCAACTGGGCCGTCCTGTCGGCGAGTTCTACGCGGAGGCGGCCGACCGGCCGCTGGGACGCATCGGGGAGCCGAGCGAGATAGCCGACGCGGTGAGCTACCTCCTCGGGGATGAGGCCTCCTTCGTCACGGGCGCGGTCTTGACCGTGGACGGCGGCGGAACGCTGTAG
- a CDS encoding HlyD family efflux transporter periplasmic adaptor subunit, with protein MKVLPRLSKAVLLNSALGAVLIAAVGGAYAVVDSGSGSAPSRTDTRTAAVSTGKVQATVAGAGLLTSPSDAGVNFTTGGQLTKVEVKPGDKVTKGQELARVDDKAARLVLAQSKTSLAAAKAYLDKVAQGQPASPPPSGNPTAGTTHPADPSPKPSPSAGLPTPSPSASTKSATPSPGESTPGTLSGVAFVQKVSRAVPVAAPSVDPTQLLQAQTQVAQAQSAVETAQRTLDGTILTAPVDGTVASVGASVGQTVTGTTYTAGTGAVPGTAPAPGPTGNPAPGGAPAAPSGFIVLTNPTGMQVRANVSETDALRLKPGQAATVTLTAQSTTTLNAKVLSVGTLAVNGGAPAGAAQYPVTLDIMGPTKDLHTGQGVTVQIVAGEASDALFVPTAALSGSGPKRTVTVVGPDGSAHPTQVTVGVESDTNTQITGGLTQGQRVRITTVAP; from the coding sequence ATGAAGGTCCTTCCACGGCTGAGCAAAGCCGTCCTGTTGAACTCGGCGCTCGGTGCAGTGCTCATCGCGGCCGTGGGTGGCGCCTACGCGGTGGTGGACAGCGGCAGCGGTTCCGCCCCCTCCCGCACGGACACCCGGACCGCCGCCGTCTCCACGGGAAAGGTGCAGGCAACCGTCGCCGGGGCCGGGCTGCTGACATCGCCCAGTGACGCCGGGGTCAACTTCACCACCGGCGGCCAGCTGACCAAGGTCGAGGTCAAGCCGGGTGACAAGGTCACCAAGGGCCAGGAGCTCGCGCGGGTGGACGACAAGGCGGCCCGCCTCGTGCTCGCGCAGTCCAAGACGTCGCTGGCCGCGGCCAAGGCGTACCTCGACAAGGTCGCCCAGGGCCAGCCCGCGAGTCCGCCGCCGAGCGGCAACCCGACGGCCGGCACGACCCACCCCGCGGACCCCTCGCCCAAGCCGAGCCCGTCGGCCGGCCTCCCCACCCCGTCCCCCTCCGCGTCCACCAAGAGCGCGACGCCGTCGCCCGGCGAGTCCACCCCGGGCACCCTGTCCGGCGTGGCCTTCGTCCAGAAGGTCTCGCGCGCCGTTCCCGTCGCGGCTCCGTCCGTCGATCCCACCCAGCTCCTCCAGGCCCAGACGCAGGTGGCTCAGGCGCAGAGCGCCGTGGAGACCGCGCAGCGCACCCTGGACGGGACGATCCTGACCGCGCCGGTCGACGGCACGGTCGCCTCGGTGGGCGCGTCGGTCGGCCAGACGGTGACCGGGACGACGTACACGGCCGGAACGGGCGCGGTCCCGGGCACGGCGCCCGCGCCCGGGCCGACGGGCAACCCTGCCCCTGGCGGCGCCCCGGCCGCGCCGAGCGGCTTCATCGTCCTGACCAACCCGACCGGCATGCAGGTCAGGGCGAACGTCTCGGAGACCGACGCACTGCGTCTCAAGCCGGGCCAGGCCGCCACCGTCACCCTGACCGCGCAGTCCACGACCACGCTCAACGCGAAGGTGCTCTCGGTCGGCACGCTCGCGGTCAACGGCGGGGCCCCGGCGGGCGCCGCGCAGTACCCCGTCACGCTCGACATCATGGGCCCGACCAAGGATCTGCACACCGGGCAGGGCGTCACCGTCCAGATCGTCGCGGGCGAGGCGTCCGACGCGCTGTTCGTGCCGACGGCGGCGCTCAGCGGCAGCGGCCCCAAGCGCACCGTGACGGTGGTCGGACCGGACGGCTCGGCGCACCCCACGCAGGTCACGGTGGGCGTCGAATCGGACACCAACACCCAGATCACCGGCGGCCTGACGCAGGGTCAGCGCGTGCGGATCACCACCGTCGCGCCGTGA
- the nadE gene encoding ammonia-dependent NAD(+) synthetase translates to MSETASIALQQEIARDLQVASAFDAEREIERRVAFLAERLTSTGLRALVLGISGGVDSTTAGRLCQLAVERARAAGHEARFYAMRLPYGVQADEHDAQVALSFIRADHVLTVDVKPASDAALQAALSADVAFRDEGHQDFVLGNIKARQRMVAQYAVAGAHNGLVVGTDHAAEAVSGFFTKFGDGAADLVPLTGLTKRRVRAVADALGAPTELVWKVPTADLETLAPGKSDEDALGVTYDDIDDFLEGKPVDRRVFEIIVGRYRLTEHKRQLPIAP, encoded by the coding sequence GTGAGCGAGACGGCGTCCATCGCCCTGCAACAGGAGATCGCGCGGGATCTCCAGGTCGCCTCGGCCTTCGATGCCGAGCGGGAGATCGAGCGCAGGGTGGCCTTCCTCGCCGAACGGCTGACCTCCACCGGTCTGCGGGCGCTGGTCCTCGGCATCAGCGGCGGAGTCGACTCCACCACCGCGGGCCGGCTGTGCCAGCTGGCCGTCGAGCGCGCCAGGGCCGCCGGACACGAGGCGCGCTTCTACGCGATGCGGCTGCCCTACGGGGTCCAGGCGGACGAGCACGACGCGCAGGTCGCGCTCTCCTTCATCCGGGCCGACCACGTACTGACGGTGGATGTGAAGCCGGCGAGCGACGCCGCGCTCCAGGCCGCGCTGAGCGCCGACGTGGCGTTCCGGGACGAGGGCCACCAGGACTTCGTGCTCGGCAACATAAAGGCCCGTCAGCGCATGGTCGCCCAGTACGCGGTGGCCGGCGCGCACAACGGCCTGGTGGTCGGCACCGACCACGCGGCCGAGGCGGTCTCGGGCTTCTTCACCAAGTTCGGTGACGGCGCCGCCGACCTCGTCCCCCTGACCGGCCTGACCAAGCGCCGGGTCCGCGCCGTCGCCGACGCCCTGGGCGCCCCCACCGAGCTGGTGTGGAAGGTGCCGACCGCCGACCTGGAAACGCTCGCGCCGGGCAAGTCGGACGAGGACGCGCTGGGCGTCACCTACGACGACATCGACGACTTCCTTGAGGGCAAGCCGGTGGACCGGCGGGTCTTCGAGATCATCGTCGGCCGCTACCGCCTGACCGAGCACAAGCGCCAACTGCCCATCGCTCCCTGA
- a CDS encoding PadR family transcriptional regulator — protein MALRHAVLAALLDGEYSGYQLAKAFDIGVANFWHALPQQLYAELARLEKDGLVAGRQVVQETRPNKRVFRVTDAGRAELETFAAAPAKPSFIRDDLLVKVHSADRVGTTAVIGQLEERALAADARIELLDALLRQLRGESDEEEFLLRGERIGPYLTCLRGLAFEREHRDWCRRIAAVLRRRAGAGAGAGAER, from the coding sequence ATGGCTCTGCGACACGCGGTCCTTGCCGCGCTGCTCGACGGCGAGTACAGCGGCTACCAGCTGGCCAAGGCGTTCGACATCGGCGTGGCGAACTTCTGGCACGCCCTGCCCCAGCAGCTCTACGCGGAGCTCGCGAGACTGGAGAAGGACGGCCTGGTGGCCGGGCGGCAGGTGGTCCAGGAGACCCGCCCCAACAAACGCGTCTTCCGGGTCACCGACGCCGGCCGCGCCGAACTGGAGACGTTCGCCGCGGCCCCGGCCAAACCCTCGTTCATCCGCGACGACCTGCTCGTCAAGGTCCACAGCGCGGACCGCGTCGGCACCACGGCGGTGATCGGCCAGCTGGAGGAGCGGGCCCTGGCGGCCGACGCCAGGATCGAGCTGCTGGACGCGCTGCTGCGGCAGTTGAGGGGCGAGAGCGACGAGGAGGAATTCCTGCTGCGCGGCGAACGGATCGGACCGTACCTCACGTGTCTGCGCGGTCTGGCCTTCGAGCGGGAACACCGTGACTGGTGCCGGCGGATCGCGGCCGTCCTGCGGCGCAGGGCCGGTGCGGGAGCCGGTGCCGGCGCCGAGCGGTGA
- a CDS encoding nuclear transport factor 2 family protein gives METAERFRAAVEKRDLAALEVLFTEDIRLYSPVKFTPFEGKDMVLGLFGVLARTFEDLRYIGHFEGAAETGASGEEAPAVILPFRAVVEGRQIHGIDLLHFDADGLIKEFTVMVRPQSAVLTLGRAVMAGLVADGLVPAPPAP, from the coding sequence ATGGAGACTGCCGAGCGATTCCGCGCCGCCGTGGAGAAGCGTGATCTGGCCGCCCTGGAGGTCCTGTTCACCGAGGACATCCGCCTCTACAGCCCGGTGAAGTTCACGCCCTTCGAGGGCAAGGACATGGTGCTGGGGCTCTTCGGAGTACTGGCACGCACCTTCGAGGACCTGCGCTACATCGGACACTTCGAGGGCGCGGCCGAGACCGGCGCCAGTGGCGAGGAGGCCCCGGCGGTGATCCTTCCGTTCCGGGCCGTGGTGGAGGGCCGCCAGATCCACGGGATCGACCTGCTGCACTTCGACGCGGACGGGCTCATCAAGGAGTTCACGGTGATGGTGCGTCCGCAGTCCGCCGTGCTGACCCTCGGCCGCGCGGTCATGGCGGGTCTTGTCGCCGACGGACTCGTGCCCGCGCCCCCCGCGCCCTAG
- a CDS encoding 2Fe-2S iron-sulfur cluster-binding protein — protein MTESQVTLRVNETTHRVELDHRLTLLECLRENLALTRSNHGCDDGRCGSCTVLLDGRRVSSCLLLAVAQEGREIITIEGLAVAPGAEEDHHPLRRPSLEREAVRCGYCAPGQSSAAAGTPADTAAGQSAVVSELDLPADPARLTAVEIMEQLSGNLCRCGAYPGAAEVLEDTAPREVTR, from the coding sequence GTGACCGAGTCACAGGTGACCCTGCGGGTGAACGAGACCACCCACCGGGTCGAACTGGACCATCGCCTCACCCTCCTGGAGTGCCTGCGCGAGAATCTGGCCCTGACCCGCTCGAACCACGGCTGCGACGACGGCCGGTGCGGCTCGTGCACCGTGCTGCTCGACGGCCGCCGCGTGAGCAGTTGTCTGCTGTTGGCCGTCGCGCAGGAGGGGCGCGAGATCATCACGATCGAAGGCCTCGCGGTGGCGCCCGGCGCGGAGGAGGACCACCACCCCCTCAGACGGCCCTCCCTCGAACGGGAGGCCGTCCGGTGCGGCTACTGCGCGCCGGGCCAGTCGTCCGCGGCCGCCGGCACGCCCGCCGACACGGCGGCGGGCCAGTCCGCCGTCGTCAGCGAACTGGACCTGCCGGCCGACCCGGCCCGGCTGACCGCCGTCGAGATCATGGAACAGCTCAGCGGAAACCTCTGCCGCTGCGGTGCCTACCCGGGCGCGGCCGAGGTCCTTGAGGACACGGCCCCGCGCGAGGTGACGCGATGA
- a CDS encoding xanthine dehydrogenase family protein subunit M → MKPVAYVCPSTVAEAAAAHGGRPEARYLGGGTNLVDLMRRGVERPDVLIDITRLDLDRIEELPDGSIRVGATARNSDLAAHPAVRERYPVLTQALLSGASGQLRNMATTAGNLLQRTRCGYFQDLSRPCNKRVPGSGCGAIEGVNRDHAVFGHSPHCVATHASDLAVAFAALDAVVELACATGVRGVPVSEFLRLPQDRPEQDTVLRPGELITGVLLPPLPPGARSRYRKARDRAGHTFALTSVAVVVHLERDVVDHVAVAFGGLAHRPWRARRMEAALIGAAPTPETVARAVEAELADAVPLRHNAYKIELARGMAREVLGSLTARTGRRGSR, encoded by the coding sequence ATGAAGCCGGTCGCCTATGTGTGTCCCAGCACCGTGGCGGAGGCCGCCGCCGCCCACGGCGGGCGTCCCGAGGCGCGGTATCTGGGCGGCGGCACCAACCTCGTCGACCTGATGCGTCGCGGCGTCGAGCGCCCGGACGTCCTCATCGACATCACCCGGCTGGACCTCGACCGGATCGAGGAGTTGCCGGACGGCTCGATACGCGTGGGGGCGACGGCACGCAACAGTGACCTCGCCGCCCATCCCGCCGTCCGCGAGCGCTACCCCGTCCTGACCCAGGCGCTGCTCAGCGGCGCTTCGGGACAGCTGCGCAACATGGCCACCACGGCGGGAAATCTCCTCCAGCGCACCCGGTGCGGCTACTTCCAGGACCTGTCGAGGCCCTGCAACAAGCGGGTGCCGGGCAGCGGCTGCGGAGCGATCGAGGGCGTCAACCGCGATCACGCGGTCTTCGGCCATTCGCCCCACTGCGTGGCCACCCACGCCTCCGACCTGGCCGTGGCGTTCGCCGCCCTGGACGCGGTGGTCGAGCTGGCGTGCGCGACGGGCGTACGCGGCGTCCCGGTGTCGGAGTTCCTGCGGCTGCCGCAGGACAGACCCGAGCAGGACACCGTACTCAGGCCCGGCGAGCTCATCACGGGCGTCCTGCTCCCGCCCCTGCCGCCCGGCGCCCGCTCCCGCTACCGCAAGGCCCGGGACCGGGCGGGCCACACGTTCGCGCTGACCTCGGTGGCGGTCGTGGTCCATCTGGAGCGGGACGTGGTGGACCATGTCGCCGTCGCGTTCGGCGGGCTCGCCCACCGGCCGTGGCGCGCCCGGCGCATGGAGGCCGCGCTCATCGGCGCCGCGCCGACTCCCGAGACGGTCGCGCGGGCGGTGGAGGCCGAGCTGGCCGACGCCGTCCCCCTGCGGCACAACGCCTACAAGATCGAGCTCGCCCGGGGCATGGCCCGTGAGGTGCTGGGCTCACTGACTGCCCGCACGGGGCGCCGGGGCTCCCGCTGA